The Prionailurus bengalensis isolate Pbe53 chromosome A3, Fcat_Pben_1.1_paternal_pri, whole genome shotgun sequence genome includes a window with the following:
- the LOC122496461 gene encoding tyrosine-protein phosphatase non-receptor type substrate 1-like isoform X2: protein MVNSCLVLPPGVAGEAELQVIQPEKLVSVAAGQTATLHCTLTSLVPVGKVEWFRGTGPGRELIFSYRGDPYSPRVTNVSDATRRNNMDFSIRISNITPADTGTYYCVKFQKGNPDVEFKSGPGTQVTVSAKPSPPVVSGPTARATPEQTVSFTCESHGFSPRNVTLKWFKNGNELAASQTTVDPEGDSASYSISSTTTLPLAPGDVRSQVTCEVAHVTLQGGPPLRGTANLSETLRVPPTLEVAQQPVTGDQVKVICQVKKFYPQRLQLTWLENGHVSQTETASTASNLTENKDGTFNWTSWLLVNLSAHREDVVFTCQVQQDGQPKVTKTHTLVVSARQKDQEAHTTHGESEMPTDLAL from the exons ATGGTAAATAGCTGTCTTGTTCTCCCTCCAGGTGTGGCAGGTGAGGCAGAACTGCAGGTGATCCAGCCTGAGAAGTTGGTGTCTGTGGCAGCCGGACAGACAGCCACTCTTCACTGCACCCTGACCTCCCTGGTCCCCGTTGGGAAGGTCGAGTGGTTCAGGGGCACAGGGCCAGGCCGGGAGTTAATCTTCAGTTACAGAGGAGACCCTTACTCCCCTCGAGTAACAAATGTTTCAGACGCCACAAGGAGAAACAACATGGACTTTTCCATCCGCATCAGTAACATCACCCCAGCAGACACGGGAACCTACTACTGTGTGAAGTTCCAGAAAGGGAACCCCGATGTGGAGTTTAAGTCTGGACCAGGCACCCAGGTCACCGTGAGCG CCAAACCCTCTCCCCCCGTGGTGTCGGGCCCCACGGCCAGGGCCACACCTGAGCAGACTGTGAGCTTCACCTGCGAGTCCCACGGCTTCTCCCCCAGAAACGTCACCCTGAAATGGTTCAAAAACGGGAATGAGCTGGCAGCCTCCCAGACCACCGTGGACCCAGAGGGAGACAGCGCTTCCTACAGCATCTCCAGCACAACCACGCTGCCGCTGGCCCCGGGGGACGTTCGCTCCCAGGTCACCTGCGAGGTGGCCCACGTGACCCTGCAGGGGGGCCCTCCTCTTCGTGGGACTGCCAACTTGTCCGAGACCCTCCGAG TTCCACCCACCTTGGAGGTTGCCCAGCAACCCGTGACAGGGGACCAGGTGAAGGTCATTTGCCAAGTGAAGAAGTTCTACCCCCAGCGCCTACAGCTGACCTGGTTGGAGAACGGACACGTGTCCCAAACAGAAACGGCCTCGACGGCCTCGAACCTCACAGAGAACAAGGATGGGACCTTTAACTGGACAAGCTGGCTCCTGGTGAATTTATCCGCCCACAGGGAAGATGTGGTTTTCACCTGCCAGGTGCAGCAAGACGGGCAGCCCAAGGTCACCAAAACCCATACCCTTGTGGTCTCTGCCCGCCAGAAGGACCAGGAAGCCCATACGACCCACGGTGAGTCCGAGATGCCAACTGACCTGGCACTTTaa
- the LOC122496463 gene encoding signal-regulatory protein beta-1-like produces MVSSCCVLPPGVSDEMELQVIQPEKSVSVAAGETATLRCTLTSLLPVGKVEWFRGTGPGRELIFSSVGYRHSPRVTTVTDITKRSNLDFSIHISNITPADTGTYYCVKFRKRAPDVEFKSGRGTQVIVSAKPSPPVVSGPTARATPEQTVSFTCESHGFSPRNVTLKWFKNGNELAASQTTVDPEGDSASYSISSTTTLPLAPGDVRSQVTCEVAHVTLQGGPPLRGTANLSETLRVPPTLEVAQQPVTGDQVKVICQVKKFYPQRLQLTWLENGNVSRTETASTASNLTENKDGTFNWTSWLLVNLSAHREDVVFTCQVQHDGQPVVTKTHTLVVSARQKDQEAHTTHDLELSTPLLVALYLGPKLLLLLVTVSVIYIHRK; encoded by the exons ATGGTAAGTAGCTGTTGTGTTCTCCCTCCAGGTGTGTCAGATGAGATGGAACTGCAGGTGATCCAGCCCGAGAAGTCGGTGTCTGTGGCAGCCGGAGAGACAGCCACTCTGCGCTGCACCCTGACCTCCCTGCTCCCCGTTGGGAAGGTCGAGTGGTTCAGGGGCACAGGGCCAGGCCGGGAGTTAATCTTCAGTTCTGTCGGATACCGCCACTCCCCCCGAGTAACAACTGTTACAGACATCACAAAGCGAAGCAACCTGGACTTTTCCATCCACATCAGTAACATCACCCCAGCAGACACGGGAACCTACTACTGTGTGAAGTTCAGGAAACGGGCTCCGGATGTGGAGTTTAAGTCTGGACGAGGCACCCAGGTCATCGTCAGCG CCAAACCCTCTCCCCCCGTGGTGTCGGGCCCCACGGCCAGGGCCACACCTGAGCAGACTGTGAGCTTCACCTGCGAGTCCCACGGCTTCTCCCCCAGAAACGTCACCCTGAAATGGTTCAAAAACGGGAATGAGCTGGCAGCCTCCCAGACCACCGTGGACCCAGAGGGAGACAGCGCTTCCTACAGCATCTCCAGCACAACCACGCTGCCGCTGGCCCCGGGGGACGTTCGCTCCCAGGTCACCTGCGAGGTGGCCCACGTGACCCTGCAGGGGGGCCCTCCTCTTCGTGGGACTGCCAACTTGTCCGAGACCCTCCGAG TTCCACCCACCTTGGAGGTTGCCCAGCAACCCGTGACAGGGGACCAGGTGAAGGTCATTTGCCAAGTGAAGAAGTTCTACCCCCAGCGCCTACAGCTGACCTGGTTGGAGAACGGAAACGTGTCCCGAACAGAAACGGCCTCGACGGCCTCGAACCTCACAGAGAACAAGGATGGGACCTTTAACTGGACAAGCTGGCTCCTGGTGAATTTATCCGCCCACAGGGAAGATGTGGTTTTCACCTGCCAGGTGCAGCATGATGGGCAGCCCGTGGTCACCAAAACCCATACCCTTGTGGTCTCTGCCCGCCAGAAGGACCAGGAAGCCCATACGACCCACG ATCTAGAACTGTCCACTCCACTCCTGGTGGCTCTCTACCTGGGTCCCAAGCTGCTACTGCTGCTCGTCACTGTCTCAGTCATCTATATCCACAGGAAGTAA